A genome region from Deinococcus depolymerans includes the following:
- a CDS encoding septum site-determining protein MinC, with protein MKLRGTLGGMNLLLEPGDTADAVNEALAVRAELLATNVTLEVQGDADPQALEAALNRIRAAGGTPGRVRAPRVTVTAPAPAAEAARPPLPPARTVIVPNTLRAGFRGEYPGSVIVLGDVNPGAEIVAGGDVIVIGALRGVAHAGSGGHGDAIVWARPIASTQIRIGEAVARAPEGSSLSNMRHRDDQPTAEIARLHGGVIQIDTQK; from the coding sequence ATGAAGTTGCGCGGCACGCTTGGCGGCATGAACCTCCTGCTTGAACCCGGTGACACGGCCGACGCCGTGAACGAGGCGCTGGCCGTGCGCGCCGAACTGCTGGCCACGAACGTCACGCTGGAAGTGCAGGGCGACGCCGACCCGCAGGCGCTGGAAGCCGCGCTGAACCGGATTCGCGCGGCGGGCGGCACGCCGGGCCGGGTGCGTGCGCCGCGCGTGACCGTGACCGCCCCCGCGCCCGCCGCGGAGGCCGCCCGGCCACCCCTGCCGCCAGCGCGGACCGTGATCGTCCCGAACACCCTGCGCGCCGGGTTCCGGGGGGAGTATCCGGGCAGCGTGATCGTGCTGGGGGACGTGAATCCCGGCGCGGAAATCGTGGCGGGCGGCGACGTGATCGTGATCGGGGCGCTGCGCGGAGTGGCACATGCCGGCAGCGGCGGGCACGGGGACGCCATCGTGTGGGCGCGGCCGATTGCCAGCACCCAGATCCGCATCGGTGAGGCCGTCGCCCGCGCGCCCGAAGGCAGCAGCCTGAGCAACATGCGCCACCGGGACGATCAGCCCACCGCCGAGATCGCCCGCCTGCACGGCGGGGTCATCCAGATCGACACCCAGAAGTAG
- a CDS encoding S1 RNA-binding domain-containing protein yields the protein MVQLDSGAVVEGRVTRVTDFGAFIQFENGETGLVHISQIAHSFVRNIHDHVREGENVEVKVLGRDERGRLDLSIKELLEEPEEVPRPRAIGRQSPQFEAKLRSFMRDAKERTTAGGGKKPAGKRKK from the coding sequence TTGGTGCAGCTTGATTCCGGCGCGGTCGTGGAGGGCCGCGTGACGCGCGTGACCGACTTCGGCGCGTTCATTCAGTTCGAGAACGGCGAGACGGGCCTCGTGCACATCTCGCAGATCGCTCACTCGTTCGTGCGCAACATTCACGACCACGTCCGCGAAGGCGAGAACGTGGAAGTGAAGGTTCTCGGACGGGACGAGCGGGGCCGACTCGATCTTTCGATCAAGGAACTGCTCGAGGAGCCCGAGGAGGTGCCCCGCCCCCGCGCCATCGGACGGCAGAGCCCTCAGTTCGAGGCCAAGCTCCGTTCCTTCATGCGTGACGCCAAGGAACGCACCACCGCAGGTGGTGGCAAGAAACCCGCCGGCAAACGCAAGAAGTAA
- a CDS encoding S1C family serine protease produces MKRSLSMLALTGTLAVGGLIGYELNARTAPAPVVTQAAPDANLSAGSRTQGQMVPAASSTYDGGRARTESEANTVQVVKDRQAGLVYVSVRESSASSAQAQLRQRLQQQLPFSLPDDGSGQAQTGTGSGFFVTGSGDIITNNHVVEGASEITVRLHGDKTEYRAKVVARAPDFDLALIRAEGLPAGAARPIPLGDSDNLDVGLKAVAMGAPFGLEFSVSEGIISSLERRVPVGTRGVQQSVIQTDAAINPGNSGGPLLDSAGQVIGVNTQILTGGTGQSAGVGFAIPVNTVKKLLPQLQAGKGGVIQTPTLGVQFTDLSVLSAAQRKQAGLPAQGALIQEVAPDSPAAAAGLRGGTTSKLQLDGPSGTQGNADTLNTDGDIITAVDGQPISEGDDLRRAIIGKRIGDRVNLTVQRAGKTRSVDVTLSAFSFPTSNQ; encoded by the coding sequence ATGAAACGCTCCCTGTCCATGCTGGCCCTGACCGGAACCCTCGCCGTCGGTGGATTGATCGGGTACGAACTGAACGCCCGCACGGCCCCCGCCCCGGTGGTCACGCAGGCCGCGCCGGACGCCAACCTCAGCGCCGGCAGCCGCACGCAGGGCCAGATGGTGCCCGCCGCCAGCAGCACCTACGACGGGGGCCGCGCCCGCACGGAATCCGAGGCGAACACCGTGCAGGTCGTCAAGGACCGCCAGGCCGGCCTGGTGTACGTGAGCGTCAGGGAAAGCAGTGCCAGCAGCGCCCAGGCGCAACTGCGGCAGCGCCTGCAACAGCAGTTGCCGTTCAGTCTCCCCGACGACGGCAGCGGTCAGGCGCAGACCGGCACCGGCAGCGGCTTCTTCGTGACCGGCAGCGGCGACATCATCACCAACAACCACGTCGTGGAGGGTGCCAGCGAGATCACCGTCCGCCTGCACGGCGACAAGACCGAGTACCGGGCGAAAGTGGTGGCCCGCGCCCCGGACTTCGACCTGGCCCTGATCCGCGCCGAGGGCCTGCCCGCCGGGGCCGCCAGACCCATCCCGCTGGGCGACAGCGACAACCTCGACGTGGGCCTGAAAGCCGTCGCGATGGGCGCTCCCTTCGGCCTGGAGTTCAGTGTGTCCGAGGGAATCATCAGCAGCCTGGAACGCCGCGTGCCGGTCGGCACCAGGGGCGTGCAGCAGAGCGTCATCCAGACCGACGCCGCCATCAACCCCGGTAACAGCGGCGGGCCGCTGCTGGACAGCGCCGGGCAGGTCATCGGCGTGAACACCCAGATCCTGACCGGCGGCACCGGCCAGAGCGCCGGGGTGGGCTTCGCGATTCCCGTGAACACCGTCAAGAAACTCCTCCCGCAGCTGCAGGCTGGCAAGGGCGGCGTGATCCAGACCCCCACCCTGGGCGTGCAGTTCACGGACCTGAGCGTCCTGAGCGCCGCGCAGCGTAAACAGGCGGGCCTCCCCGCCCAGGGCGCCCTGATCCAGGAGGTCGCGCCGGACAGCCCCGCCGCCGCCGCCGGACTCCGGGGCGGCACCACCTCGAAGCTGCAACTGGACGGACCGTCCGGCACGCAGGGCAACGCGGACACCCTGAACACCGACGGGGACATCATCACCGCCGTGGACGGCCAGCCCATCAGCGAGGGCGACGACCTGCGCCGCGCCATCATCGGCAAACGCATCGGCGACCGCGTGAACCTCACCGTGCAGCGCGCCGGGAAGACCCGCAGCGTCGACGTGACCCTCAGCGCCTTCAGCTTCCCCACCAGCAACCAGTAA
- a CDS encoding [LysW]-aminoadipate kinase, with the protein MIVVKVGGSAGIDYDAVCADLARRWKAGEKLILVHGGSGETNRVAEALGHPPRFVTSPSGYTSRFTDRQTLEIFEMVYCGKMNKGIVERLQRLGVNAVGLSGLDGRIFEGRHKDSVRIVEDGKTKILRGDHTGTVEKVNTGLIDLLLGAGYLPVLTPPASSYEGVAINVDGDRAAAALAVALKADALLLLSNVPGLLRAYPDESSLIREIPAADVESYLEFAQDRMKKKVLGAAEAVQGGVKRVIFGDARAGEPVSAALGGAGTVVS; encoded by the coding sequence ATGATAGTAGTGAAGGTCGGCGGAAGCGCCGGAATCGATTACGACGCCGTCTGCGCGGACCTCGCCCGGCGCTGGAAAGCCGGAGAGAAACTGATCCTCGTGCACGGCGGCAGCGGCGAGACCAACCGCGTCGCCGAGGCCCTGGGCCACCCCCCCCGCTTCGTCACCAGCCCCAGCGGGTACACCAGTCGCTTCACGGACCGCCAGACCCTCGAAATCTTCGAGATGGTGTACTGCGGCAAGATGAACAAGGGCATCGTGGAACGCCTGCAACGCCTCGGCGTGAACGCCGTCGGCCTGTCCGGCCTCGACGGCCGCATCTTCGAGGGCCGCCACAAGGACTCCGTCCGGATCGTCGAGGACGGCAAGACGAAGATCCTGCGCGGCGACCACACCGGCACCGTCGAGAAAGTGAACACCGGCCTGATCGACCTGCTGCTCGGCGCGGGCTACCTGCCGGTCCTCACGCCCCCCGCCAGTTCCTACGAGGGCGTGGCCATCAACGTGGACGGCGACCGCGCCGCCGCCGCGCTGGCCGTCGCCCTGAAAGCCGACGCGCTGCTGCTGCTCTCGAACGTGCCGGGCCTGCTGCGCGCCTACCCAGACGAGAGCAGCCTGATCCGCGAGATTCCCGCCGCCGACGTGGAGTCCTACCTGGAATTCGCGCAGGACCGCATGAAGAAGAAAGTCCTGGGCGCCGCCGAAGCCGTGCAGGGCGGCGTGAAGCGCGTGATCTTCGGCGACGCCCGCGCCGGGGAACCCGTCAGCGCCGCGCTCGGCGGAGCGGGCACCGTCGTCTCGTAA
- a CDS encoding DUF1294 domain-containing protein, translating to MGSDWPLNVPALLDTLFRVFVAWQVVWGLVAFVAVWRDKQLAQSREGRLPEATLHRFERLGGWAGSWAAQQVFRHKTRKVAYQRVFRGICLWWAAAWAALLALVVWI from the coding sequence GTGGGCAGTGACTGGCCGCTGAACGTCCCGGCCCTGCTGGATACGCTGTTCCGGGTCTTCGTGGCGTGGCAGGTCGTGTGGGGGCTGGTGGCGTTCGTGGCGGTGTGGCGGGACAAGCAACTGGCGCAGTCCCGCGAGGGCCGCCTGCCGGAGGCGACGCTGCACCGTTTCGAGCGGCTGGGCGGCTGGGCCGGATCGTGGGCGGCGCAGCAGGTCTTCCGGCACAAGACCCGTAAGGTGGCGTACCAGCGGGTCTTCCGGGGAATCTGCCTGTGGTGGGCTGCAGCGTGGGCGGCGCTGCTGGCGCTGGTCGTCTGGATCTGA
- the ispH gene encoding 4-hydroxy-3-methylbut-2-enyl diphosphate reductase: MVERLHLAKPRGFCAGVVMAIQAVEKAAQTESKPVTVYHSIVHNHTVVDRLQAGYGVHFVEDLDGVDALPQGGETVVFSAHGISPAVRERARALGLATIDATCPLVTKVHTEAKKYAREGYTILLIGDSARHQEVIGTQGEAPDSTILVGVLGKTGEGLHDPHTVQVPDPQKLVVLTQTTLSVDDTRRTVEILRGRFPALVVPPSEDLCYATKNRQDAVKSIAPQVDLFLVLTSTHSSNGMRLLELAEAECGRSVRLETAADLAGVDFAGVRSVGITSAASTPDDLVQAVVAHFRALNPALQVIEEGEWENIEFREPKKILPTQALPRTLQ; the protein is encoded by the coding sequence GTGGTTGAGCGCCTTCACCTTGCCAAGCCGCGCGGGTTCTGCGCGGGGGTCGTCATGGCGATCCAGGCGGTCGAGAAGGCCGCGCAGACCGAGTCGAAACCGGTGACGGTGTACCACTCCATCGTGCACAACCACACGGTCGTGGACCGCCTGCAGGCCGGGTACGGCGTGCATTTCGTGGAGGACCTGGACGGCGTGGACGCCCTTCCGCAGGGGGGCGAGACGGTCGTGTTCAGCGCGCACGGCATCAGCCCGGCGGTGCGCGAGCGGGCGCGGGCGCTGGGACTGGCGACCATCGACGCGACCTGCCCGCTGGTGACCAAGGTGCACACCGAGGCGAAGAAGTACGCCCGTGAGGGCTACACGATCCTGCTGATCGGGGACAGCGCCCGGCATCAGGAGGTCATCGGCACGCAGGGCGAGGCGCCGGACAGCACCATCCTGGTGGGCGTGCTCGGCAAGACCGGCGAGGGCCTGCACGACCCGCACACGGTGCAGGTGCCGGACCCGCAGAAGCTGGTGGTGCTGACCCAGACGACCCTCAGCGTGGACGACACGCGCCGCACGGTGGAGATCCTGCGTGGGCGCTTCCCGGCGCTGGTGGTGCCGCCCAGCGAGGACCTGTGCTACGCCACCAAGAACCGCCAGGACGCCGTGAAATCAATTGCGCCGCAGGTGGACCTGTTCCTGGTGCTGACCAGCACGCATTCCAGCAACGGCATGCGCCTGCTGGAACTCGCGGAGGCCGAGTGCGGGCGTTCCGTGCGGCTGGAAACGGCGGCGGACCTCGCGGGCGTGGACTTTGCGGGCGTACGCTCGGTGGGGATCACGAGCGCGGCCAGCACGCCGGACGATCTGGTGCAGGCGGTCGTGGCGCACTTCCGGGCGCTGAACCCGGCGCTGCAGGTCATCGAGGAGGGCGAGTGGGAGAACATCGAGTTCCGCGAGCCGAAGAAGATCCTGCCCACGCAGGCGCTGCCCCGCACCCTGCAGTGA
- a CDS encoding phospholipase D-like domain-containing protein: MRRAGGRVWRRGLVLLAFLGAGGRAAELPLWLGPARPAAVAGWPPAAAAGACAAPVDRLERALWEATRTPGGSDLSCGNAFVEFLRTPRDQDTPVDAFDRIAQQVVGARSEVLLTSMEWRAGPGMPGWTFARAVRDLHARVRAAPGEYPQGVAVRVLLGGYPDPLDPDGTGQARALVRDLRVLGVPLEDAGLGWRVSVLNFRFLPHSHVKLHVIDGTDLTVAGFNFSPWHLPEDGPDPVPGAWSLRDQGLRLRGPVAQAGVAAFDDLWRHSWQLRCPPLVAPDAVNAACVRGEADPVTHPPAAREAVRAGGARAFLLYRRPGGESQADRAHLALIGAARTSLDLMQADFGPSLGCWFAFLRPDPCRAEDQPPYFGAVLAALERGVRVRLLLVDYGVGAVPNRSAVALLRRELRRRGLEDRFEARYTTFPMHTKALVVDGSVVVAGSMNFHFSAWGLWGLAEAALATSDGQAVAEQTQVFEAAWRSSSRSVPPEWWLGRIPVGAP, translated from the coding sequence ATGCGGCGTGCCGGGGGGAGGGTGTGGCGGCGGGGGCTGGTCCTGCTGGCCTTCCTCGGGGCCGGGGGACGGGCGGCCGAGCTGCCGCTGTGGCTGGGACCGGCGCGGCCGGCGGCGGTGGCGGGCTGGCCCCCGGCCGCAGCGGCGGGCGCGTGTGCAGCCCCGGTGGACCGGCTGGAACGGGCGCTGTGGGAGGCGACACGCACGCCGGGCGGCTCGGACCTGTCGTGCGGGAACGCGTTCGTGGAGTTCCTGCGCACGCCCCGTGACCAGGACACGCCGGTGGACGCCTTCGACCGGATCGCGCAGCAGGTGGTCGGGGCGCGCTCGGAGGTGCTGCTGACCTCCATGGAGTGGCGGGCCGGGCCGGGCATGCCGGGCTGGACGTTCGCGCGGGCTGTGCGGGACCTGCACGCGCGGGTGCGGGCCGCGCCGGGCGAGTACCCGCAGGGCGTAGCGGTGCGGGTACTGCTGGGCGGCTACCCGGACCCGCTGGACCCGGACGGCACCGGGCAGGCGCGGGCGCTGGTGCGGGACCTGCGCGTGCTGGGCGTGCCGCTGGAAGACGCGGGCCTGGGCTGGCGGGTGTCGGTCCTGAATTTCCGGTTCCTGCCGCACAGTCACGTGAAACTTCACGTGATCGACGGAACGGACCTGACGGTGGCGGGCTTCAACTTCTCGCCCTGGCACCTGCCGGAAGACGGGCCGGACCCGGTGCCGGGCGCCTGGTCGCTGCGGGATCAGGGCCTGCGGCTGCGGGGGCCGGTGGCGCAGGCGGGCGTGGCGGCCTTCGATGACCTGTGGCGGCACTCGTGGCAGTTGCGCTGCCCGCCGCTGGTCGCGCCGGACGCCGTGAACGCCGCGTGCGTGCGGGGCGAGGCGGACCCGGTGACCCACCCGCCGGCGGCGCGGGAGGCCGTCCGGGCAGGCGGGGCGCGGGCGTTCCTGCTGTACCGGCGGCCCGGCGGGGAGTCCCAGGCGGACCGGGCGCACCTGGCGCTGATCGGCGCGGCGCGGACATCACTGGACCTGATGCAGGCGGATTTCGGGCCGTCGCTGGGCTGCTGGTTCGCGTTCCTGCGGCCCGATCCCTGCCGGGCGGAGGATCAGCCGCCGTACTTCGGGGCGGTCCTCGCGGCGCTGGAGCGGGGCGTGCGCGTGCGGCTCCTGCTGGTGGACTACGGGGTGGGGGCCGTTCCGAACCGCTCGGCGGTGGCGTTGCTGCGCCGTGAGTTGCGGCGGCGCGGGCTGGAGGACCGTTTCGAGGCGCGGTACACGACGTTCCCCATGCACACCAAGGCGCTGGTCGTGGACGGGTCGGTGGTCGTGGCGGGCAGCATGAACTTTCATTTCAGCGCGTGGGGGCTGTGGGGGCTGGCGGAGGCGGCGCTCGCGACGTCGGATGGGCAGGCCGTGGCCGAGCAGACGCAGGTCTTCGAGGCGGCGTGGCGGTCGTCGAGCCGGTCGGTGCCGCCCGAGTGGTGGCTCGGGCGCATCCCGGTGGGCGCCCCCTGA
- a CDS encoding glycerol-3-phosphate acyltransferase has translation MLFLSALLLLVAFLVGSVPIGHAVLSRSGVNVRVTNAHNLGVENVLYRVGPGLAAATAALDATKGFLAVLMASSLGAPEVTVLSGLAAYLGHLNPPRALYGQTPPRGRGNLVLLGVMAGLAVTGAAPLWVAALPVVVYAGVAGFWGYVTAATLAGLLAFALAVAGLPLGPAAKLGALALLVAAGWRFKENLGRMLDGTEPRLGEAVPLAGRRQDEVVAAFMIHPMTLENFWSARRFAWLRPLVEKGLISEAGVRQMAESLRPMKVGELQGIRTTDGKSIRCYLLSSPLLPDVFRDNPELATRRAIEGARLAQELGAEVFGLGAFWSVVGNKGVDVQAAVPDITITNGGAYTSGTIKAAIPGILAHFAAEGRDLKRATAAVVGANGVVAFGIARTIAPQVGKVIMVGRDLERLDRSAATLRRASKDTEIVTTTSYDTLKEADLIFTATSDPNPVIFPQHVKSGAWIFDEGRPADVDESVAAIPGVRVIPGGVVRPPGGMTSNIDLQFGEGQVPACLAETLIIAATGEHWRKSLGPQTLTENINFFVDQAAKLGFEVVD, from the coding sequence ATGTTGTTTCTGTCGGCCCTGCTGTTGCTCGTGGCGTTCCTGGTGGGCAGTGTCCCGATCGGGCACGCGGTCCTGTCGCGCTCGGGCGTGAACGTGCGCGTCACGAACGCGCACAACCTGGGGGTCGAGAACGTCCTGTACCGGGTCGGGCCGGGTCTGGCCGCCGCGACCGCCGCGCTGGACGCCACCAAGGGATTCCTGGCTGTCCTGATGGCCTCCAGCCTGGGCGCGCCCGAGGTGACGGTCCTGTCGGGCCTCGCCGCGTACCTGGGGCACCTGAATCCGCCGCGGGCGCTGTACGGGCAGACGCCGCCGCGCGGCCGCGGGAACCTGGTCCTGCTGGGCGTCATGGCGGGACTGGCCGTGACGGGCGCCGCGCCGCTGTGGGTGGCGGCCCTGCCGGTCGTGGTGTACGCGGGCGTGGCGGGCTTCTGGGGGTACGTGACGGCCGCGACCCTGGCAGGGCTGCTGGCCTTCGCGCTGGCCGTCGCGGGCCTGCCGCTCGGTCCGGCCGCGAAACTGGGGGCGCTGGCGCTGCTGGTCGCGGCCGGCTGGCGTTTCAAGGAGAACCTGGGCCGCATGCTGGACGGCACCGAGCCGCGCCTGGGCGAGGCGGTGCCGCTGGCGGGACGCCGGCAGGACGAGGTGGTCGCGGCGTTCATGATTCACCCCATGACCCTGGAGAACTTCTGGAGTGCGCGGCGCTTCGCGTGGCTGCGTCCCCTGGTGGAAAAGGGGCTGATCAGCGAGGCGGGCGTGCGGCAGATGGCCGAGAGCCTGCGGCCCATGAAGGTCGGGGAGTTGCAGGGCATCCGCACCACGGACGGCAAGAGCATCCGCTGTTACCTGCTGTCCAGTCCGCTGCTGCCGGACGTGTTCCGTGACAACCCGGAGCTCGCCACGCGCCGCGCCATCGAGGGCGCGCGGCTCGCGCAGGAACTGGGCGCGGAGGTGTTCGGGCTGGGCGCGTTCTGGTCCGTGGTGGGCAACAAGGGTGTGGACGTGCAGGCCGCCGTGCCGGACATCACCATCACGAACGGCGGCGCGTACACGTCCGGGACCATCAAGGCGGCCATTCCGGGCATCCTGGCGCACTTCGCCGCCGAGGGCCGCGACCTGAAACGGGCGACGGCGGCCGTGGTGGGGGCCAACGGCGTGGTCGCGTTCGGCATCGCGCGGACCATCGCGCCGCAGGTGGGCAAAGTCATCATGGTGGGCCGTGACCTGGAACGCCTGGACCGCAGCGCCGCCACGCTGCGCCGCGCGTCGAAGGACACCGAGATCGTCACGACGACCAGTTACGACACCCTGAAGGAAGCGGACCTGATCTTCACGGCGACCAGCGACCCGAACCCCGTGATCTTCCCGCAGCACGTGAAGAGCGGCGCGTGGATCTTCGACGAGGGCCGCCCCGCCGACGTGGACGAGAGCGTGGCCGCCATTCCCGGCGTGCGCGTCATTCCCGGCGGCGTGGTGCGGCCCCCCGGCGGCATGACCAGCAACATCGACCTGCAGTTCGGGGAGGGTCAGGTGCCCGCCTGCCTGGCCGAGACGCTGATCATCGCCGCGACCGGCGAGCACTGGCGCAAGAGCCTGGGGCCGCAGACGCTGACCGAGAACATCAACTTCTTCGTGGATCAGGCCGCGAAACTGGGCTTCGAGGTTGTCGACTGA
- a CDS encoding DUF4388 domain-containing protein — MQGLLSDLPLLGVLELIHTTRQTGVLEVQADVPFTVAFLNGEIVSGGILDWLGSEALHASPMLPESGMFTFEPRAVTGTPLGAYGHFSTDWARISDEWGQVCEVIGSPSRVFRGQLPLFDVPEGRSVRAAAREAEVPLFQVAQMVAQAVRDGRLQPQDRFEWFRLRLMPTRQRAALHPVARVLDGERTLGDAVSVGTPLNDVRDYLLGELRLGLRFPGSGWVLRDLVWEQKHLP, encoded by the coding sequence ATGCAAGGCCTGCTGAGTGACCTCCCCCTGCTGGGAGTACTGGAACTGATTCACACGACCCGCCAGACGGGGGTGCTGGAGGTTCAGGCGGACGTGCCGTTCACGGTCGCGTTCCTGAACGGCGAGATCGTGTCGGGCGGCATTCTCGACTGGCTGGGCAGCGAGGCGCTGCACGCCAGTCCGATGCTGCCGGAATCCGGCATGTTCACCTTCGAGCCGCGCGCCGTGACGGGCACGCCGCTGGGCGCGTACGGGCACTTCTCGACCGACTGGGCGCGCATCAGTGACGAGTGGGGGCAGGTGTGCGAGGTGATCGGCAGTCCCAGCCGGGTGTTCCGGGGGCAGCTGCCGCTGTTCGACGTGCCGGAGGGCCGCTCGGTGCGGGCGGCGGCGCGTGAGGCGGAGGTGCCGCTGTTCCAGGTGGCGCAGATGGTCGCGCAGGCCGTCCGGGACGGGCGTCTGCAGCCGCAGGACCGGTTCGAGTGGTTCCGCCTGCGGCTGATGCCGACCCGGCAGCGGGCCGCGCTGCACCCGGTGGCGCGCGTCCTGGACGGTGAACGGACCCTGGGGGACGCCGTGTCGGTCGGCACGCCCCTGAACGACGTGCGGGACTACCTGCTGGGAGAACTGCGGCTGGGACTGCGTTTTCCGGGCAGCGGCTGGGTGCTGCGGGATCTGGTCTGGGAGCAGAAGCACCTGCCCTGA
- a CDS encoding NAD(P)H-hydrate dehydratase has translation MPWVLNGEGARAVDARLDGAGLLDLAMEEAGRAVADAAQALAPRGVALLLAGGGANGGDAFVAARHLRALGREALVLALPSRHPLTRLNRRRWRAVGGVTRPLSAGALSHRAPGAGVVVDGLLGTGFRPPLRPALGGVIAALAAVRSRGTPVVAIDLPSGLVEGSAWVPDGPDGLPGTAGADLTVTFMGLKAALLFGAAAGHSGRVQLVPLRVPGDWVQAQAVAEQPTDAQVAALLPARRADAHKGVAGRVWIVGGHPGTVGAAGMAGVGALRAGAGLVTVHSAAEVPLLMPELMVHRHADLGAALSGTPASGRPDAVAVGMGLGPDAAALARGLLRWQIPTVLDADALQPELAGCGHDACIWTPHPGEAARLLGTSARDVTRDPLGAAGALQERLGGVVVLKGGPSVVAHAGGLSVSRGGHPGMASGGMGDTLSGVLAALLGQGLAAPDAAVAGVRLHARAGERAAARHGYGLSASDTALELGQAWLDLQGALSPPPDPTRPA, from the coding sequence ATGCCCTGGGTCCTGAACGGCGAGGGTGCGCGGGCAGTCGACGCGCGGCTGGACGGGGCGGGACTGCTGGACCTGGCGATGGAAGAAGCCGGGCGGGCCGTGGCGGACGCCGCGCAGGCCCTGGCGCCGCGGGGGGTGGCGCTGCTGCTGGCGGGCGGCGGCGCGAACGGCGGGGACGCCTTCGTGGCGGCCCGGCACCTGCGGGCGCTGGGGCGCGAGGCGCTGGTGCTGGCCCTGCCGTCCCGGCATCCGCTGACGCGCCTGAACCGGCGGCGCTGGCGGGCGGTGGGCGGCGTGACCCGGCCCCTGAGTGCCGGCGCCCTGTCTCACCGCGCGCCGGGGGCGGGCGTGGTCGTGGACGGCCTGCTGGGCACCGGATTCCGGCCGCCGCTGCGACCCGCGCTGGGCGGGGTGATCGCGGCGCTGGCGGCGGTGCGCTCGCGCGGTACGCCGGTCGTGGCGATCGACCTGCCCAGCGGACTGGTCGAGGGTTCGGCGTGGGTGCCGGACGGCCCGGACGGCCTGCCGGGCACGGCCGGGGCGGACCTGACCGTGACGTTCATGGGCCTGAAGGCCGCGCTGCTGTTCGGGGCGGCGGCCGGGCACTCGGGGCGGGTGCAGCTGGTGCCGCTGCGGGTGCCTGGCGACTGGGTGCAGGCGCAGGCCGTCGCGGAGCAGCCGACCGACGCGCAGGTGGCTGCGCTGCTGCCGGCGCGGCGCGCGGACGCGCACAAGGGCGTGGCGGGCCGCGTGTGGATCGTGGGCGGGCATCCCGGCACGGTGGGCGCGGCGGGCATGGCGGGCGTGGGGGCGCTGCGGGCCGGGGCGGGTCTGGTCACGGTGCACTCGGCGGCGGAGGTGCCGCTGCTGATGCCGGAACTGATGGTTCACCGGCACGCGGACCTGGGCGCGGCGCTGTCTGGCACGCCAGCGTCGGGGCGGCCGGACGCCGTGGCGGTCGGCATGGGCCTGGGGCCGGACGCCGCCGCGCTGGCCCGCGGGCTGCTGCGCTGGCAGATCCCGACGGTGCTGGACGCCGACGCCCTGCAGCCTGAACTGGCCGGGTGCGGGCACGACGCCTGCATCTGGACGCCGCATCCCGGCGAGGCCGCGCGGCTGCTGGGCACCAGCGCCCGGGACGTGACCCGCGATCCGCTGGGGGCTGCCGGCGCCCTGCAGGAGCGGCTGGGTGGCGTGGTGGTCCTGAAGGGCGGTCCGAGCGTCGTGGCGCACGCGGGGGGGCTCAGCGTGTCGCGCGGCGGGCATCCGGGCATGGCCAGCGGCGGCATGGGCGACACCCTGTCGGGCGTGCTGGCCGCGCTGCTCGGTCAGGGTCTCGCGGCGCCGGACGCGGCGGTGGCTGGCGTGCGCCTGCACGCCCGGGCGGGTGAGCGGGCCGCCGCACGGCACGGGTACGGCCTGAGTGCCTCGGACACCGCGCTGGAACTCGGTCAGGCCTGGCTGGACCTGCAGGGGGCGCTGTCACCCCCCCCTGATCCCACCCGTCCGGCGTGA
- a CDS encoding tetratricopeptide repeat protein: protein MSGPAVPTDRPVSLVELIGAGDWSRARGAARAQGAPLDLEEALDAALAFRDELRARRYPAVRRALADLTRLLPLLTGEEGVALRAALDAPALSVAVEALERSQKITEPDAMAAALAGALALPATRAEALNQQGVLLAVLGEPDRAREVLEAALQADPGHYRALTNLGNLDMEAGRYAQAEAIYRRVLILNPEYDGGHHNLGVALRRQGRVAEGVRSIRQGQRLSMKRSKTDTEAEMKEQFARSPAMRNLRWVLLAVAALIVFLAVRGVG, encoded by the coding sequence GTGAGCGGCCCGGCGGTGCCCACCGACCGGCCGGTCTCGCTCGTGGAACTGATCGGGGCGGGTGACTGGTCGCGGGCGCGCGGCGCGGCACGCGCCCAGGGCGCGCCGCTGGACCTGGAGGAGGCGCTGGACGCCGCGCTGGCCTTCCGGGACGAGTTGCGGGCGCGGCGCTACCCGGCGGTGCGGCGCGCCCTGGCCGACCTGACGAGGCTGCTGCCGCTGCTGACCGGCGAGGAGGGCGTGGCCCTGCGGGCGGCGCTGGACGCGCCGGCGCTGTCGGTGGCGGTGGAGGCGCTTGAACGCTCCCAGAAGATCACGGAACCGGACGCCATGGCCGCCGCGCTGGCCGGCGCGCTGGCCCTGCCGGCCACCCGCGCCGAGGCGCTGAACCAGCAGGGCGTGCTGCTGGCGGTGCTGGGCGAACCGGACCGGGCGCGGGAGGTGCTGGAAGCGGCGCTGCAGGCCGATCCCGGTCATTACCGCGCCCTGACGAACCTGGGCAACCTGGACATGGAGGCCGGACGGTACGCGCAGGCCGAGGCGATCTACCGGCGGGTGCTGATCCTGAACCCCGAGTACGACGGCGGGCATCACAACCTGGGTGTGGCGTTGCGGCGTCAGGGCCGGGTGGCCGAGGGGGTCCGCTCCATCCGGCAGGGTCAGCGGCTGAGCATGAAACGCTCAAAGACCGACACGGAGGCCGAGATGAAAGAGCAGTTCGCGCGGAGTCCGGCGATGCGGAACCTGCGCTGGGTGCTGCTGGCGGTGGCCGCGCTGATCGTGTTCCTGGCCGTGCGCGGCGTCGGCTGA